Proteins from a genomic interval of Polaribacter sejongensis:
- the rplR gene encoding 50S ribosomal protein L18: MALSKLQRRARIKRRIRKIVSGTATKPRLSVYRSNKEIYAQLVDDVNGVTLASVSSRNKEINASTKIEAATAVGKLIAEKATKAGVETIAFDRNGYLYHGRVKVLADAAREAGLKF; this comes from the coding sequence ATGGCATTATCAAAGCTACAAAGAAGAGCTAGAATTAAGCGTAGAATTAGAAAAATCGTTTCTGGTACTGCTACTAAACCAAGATTATCGGTTTATAGAAGTAACAAGGAAATCTACGCTCAATTAGTAGACGATGTAAATGGAGTAACATTAGCTTCAGTTTCATCTAGAAATAAAGAAATAAACGCAAGTACTAAAATCGAAGCAGCAACAGCAGTTGGTAAATTAATCGCTGAAAAAGCTACTAAAGCAGGAGTTGAAACTATTGCTTTCGATAGAAACGGGTATTTATATCACGGTAGAGTTAAAGTATTAGCAGACGCTGCAAGAGAAGCGGGTTTAAAATTTTAA
- the rpsD gene encoding 30S ribosomal protein S4, with the protein MARYTGPKTKIARKFGEAIFGEDKNFEKRNFPPGQHGNARRRGKKSEYATQLMEKQKAKYTYGILERQFSNLFKQAQAASGITGEILLQLCESRLDNVVYRMGVSNSRSGARQLVSHRHITVNGEIVNIPSYSLKDGDVVAVREKSKSLSAIENALASNSNVFEWLTWNTDTKSGTFVKAPERLQIPENIKEQLIVELYSK; encoded by the coding sequence ATGGCAAGATATACAGGACCAAAAACTAAAATTGCTCGTAAGTTTGGTGAAGCAATTTTTGGAGAAGATAAAAACTTCGAAAAAAGAAATTTCCCTCCAGGACAGCATGGTAATGCAAGAAGAAGAGGAAAAAAATCTGAATATGCTACTCAATTAATGGAGAAGCAAAAAGCGAAATATACTTATGGTATTTTAGAGCGTCAATTCAGTAACTTGTTTAAACAAGCACAAGCTGCTTCTGGGATTACAGGTGAAATCTTATTACAATTATGTGAATCTCGTTTAGATAACGTTGTTTACAGAATGGGTGTTTCTAACTCTAGAAGTGGAGCTCGTCAATTAGTTTCTCACAGACATATTACTGTTAATGGAGAAATAGTTAACATTCCTTCTTATAGTTTAAAAGATGGAGATGTTGTAGCTGTAAGAGAGAAGTCTAAATCTTTAAGTGCTATTGAAAATGCATTAGCTTCTAACAGCAATGTTTTTGAATGGTTAACTTGGAATACTGATACTAAATCTGGAACTTTTGTAAAAGCACCAGAAAGATTACAAATTCCAGAAAACATCAAAGAACAATTAATCGTAGAATTATATTCTAAGTAA
- the infA gene encoding translation initiation factor IF-1 yields the protein MAKQSAIQQDGTITEALSNAMFRVELENGHIVTAHISGKMRMHYIKLLPGDKVKLEMSPYDLSKARITYRY from the coding sequence ATGGCTAAACAATCAGCAATTCAACAGGACGGAACAATTACAGAAGCATTATCTAATGCAATGTTTCGTGTAGAATTAGAAAATGGACATATTGTTACGGCACACATTTCTGGTAAAATGCGTATGCATTATATCAAATTATTACCTGGAGATAAGGTGAAATTAGAAATGAGTCCGTACGATTTATCAAAGGCAAGAATTACTTACAGATACTAA
- the ykgO gene encoding type B 50S ribosomal protein L36, which yields MKVRASVKKRSADCKIVRRKGRLYVINKQNPRFKQRQG from the coding sequence ATGAAAGTTAGAGCATCAGTTAAAAAAAGAAGTGCCGACTGCAAAATAGTTCGCAGGAAAGGTAGATTATACGTGATTAATAAACAAAATCCTAGATTTAAACAAAGACAAGGGTAA
- the rpmD gene encoding 50S ribosomal protein L30, with translation MARIKVTQVKSQIGRLQSQKRTLEALGLRKMNQTVEHEATPSIVGMVNTVKHLVSFEEIK, from the coding sequence ATGGCAAGAATAAAAGTTACACAAGTAAAAAGTCAAATCGGACGTCTTCAAAGTCAAAAAAGAACTTTAGAGGCATTAGGTTTACGTAAAATGAACCAAACTGTAGAGCATGAGGCAACTCCATCTATAGTTGGTATGGTAAATACAGTTAAACACTTAGTTTCTTTCGAAGAAATTAAATAA
- the rpsM gene encoding 30S ribosomal protein S13: MARIAGIDIPKNKRGVIALTYIFGIGSSRAQKVLAEAKVDESIKVQDWTDDQIAAIREQVGSFTIEGELRSEVQINIKRLMDIGCQRGIRHRLGLPLRGQRTKNNSRTRKGKRKTVANKKK, translated from the coding sequence ATGGCAAGAATAGCAGGTATTGATATTCCAAAGAATAAAAGAGGTGTTATCGCATTAACTTACATCTTTGGTATAGGAAGCAGCAGAGCTCAAAAAGTTCTAGCAGAAGCAAAAGTAGATGAGAGCATTAAAGTTCAAGACTGGACAGATGATCAAATCGCAGCAATTAGAGAACAAGTAGGATCTTTCACAATTGAAGGTGAACTACGTTCTGAGGTACAGATTAACATCAAACGTTTGATGGATATCGGTTGTCAAAGAGGTATTCGTCACAGACTTGGTCTTCCTTTAAGAGGACAAAGAACTAAGAATAACTCTCGTACAAGAAAAGGTAAGAGAAAAACTGTAGCTAACAAGAAAAAATAA
- the rplO gene encoding 50S ribosomal protein L15, with protein sequence MSLHNLTPAVGSIKKGKRIARGEGSGKGGTATRGHNGQKSRSGYSKKIGFEGGQMPLQRRVPKFGFTNINRVEYQGINIDKLQSLVDSGKITDTVTLETLIANRLARKNDLIKILGSGELKAKLNITVHKFTATAKAAIEAAGGEAVTL encoded by the coding sequence ATGAGTTTACATAATTTAACACCAGCAGTAGGTTCCATTAAAAAAGGAAAAAGAATTGCAAGGGGTGAAGGATCTGGAAAAGGTGGTACCGCTACAAGAGGTCACAACGGACAGAAATCTCGTTCTGGTTATTCTAAAAAGATTGGTTTCGAAGGAGGGCAAATGCCACTTCAGAGACGTGTACCAAAATTTGGTTTCACAAATATTAATCGTGTTGAATATCAAGGTATCAATATCGATAAATTACAATCTTTAGTTGATAGTGGAAAGATAACAGATACAGTTACTTTAGAGACTTTAATTGCTAATAGATTGGCAAGAAAAAACGACTTAATTAAAATATTAGGTAGTGGAGAGTTAAAGGCTAAATTAAACATAACTGTACATAAATTTACAGCAACAGCAAAAGCAGCTATCGAAGCAGCTGGAGGAGAAGCTGTTACTTTATAA
- the rplF gene encoding 50S ribosomal protein L6: MSRIGKNPISISQGVDVNVKDNVVTVKGKLGELTQTISEGITVEIEDGIITLDRTSESKNHKAQHGLMRALINNMIEGVSKGWTKDLELVGVGYRASNQGQKLDLALGFSHNIVLELAPEVKIETISEKGKNPIIKLSSFDKQLVGQIAAKIRSFRAPEPYKGKGVKFVGEILRRKAGKSA, from the coding sequence ATGAGTAGAATTGGAAAAAATCCTATTAGCATTTCACAAGGTGTAGATGTTAATGTAAAAGACAATGTAGTAACCGTAAAAGGAAAATTAGGTGAGTTAACTCAAACTATTTCTGAAGGTATTACAGTAGAAATTGAAGATGGTATTATCACTTTAGATAGAACATCAGAAAGTAAAAACCATAAAGCACAACATGGTTTAATGAGAGCTTTAATCAATAATATGATTGAAGGTGTAAGTAAAGGTTGGACAAAAGATTTAGAATTGGTTGGTGTTGGTTATAGAGCATCTAATCAAGGACAAAAACTAGATTTAGCTTTAGGTTTCTCTCATAATATCGTTTTAGAGTTAGCTCCAGAGGTTAAAATTGAGACAATATCTGAGAAAGGGAAAAACCCGATCATTAAATTATCTTCATTTGACAAACAATTAGTTGGTCAAATTGCTGCAAAGATTCGTTCTTTCAGAGCTCCAGAGCCTTATAAAGGAAAAGGTGTGAAGTTTGTTGGTGAAATATTAAGAAGAAAAGCAGGTAAATCTGCATAA
- the rpsK gene encoding 30S ribosomal protein S11, whose product MAKASSKKRKVIIDAIGEAHVTASFNNIIISLTNKKGDVISWSSAGKMGFRGSKKNTPYAAQLAAEDCANVAKEAGLRKVKVYVKGPGNGRESAIRSIHNAGIEVTEIIDVTPIPHNGCRPPKRRRV is encoded by the coding sequence ATGGCAAAAGCAAGTTCAAAAAAGCGTAAAGTAATAATTGATGCTATTGGAGAGGCGCACGTAACTGCATCTTTTAACAACATCATTATTTCTTTAACAAATAAAAAAGGTGACGTTATTTCTTGGTCATCTGCGGGTAAAATGGGTTTTAGAGGTTCTAAAAAGAATACTCCATATGCAGCTCAATTAGCAGCAGAAGATTGTGCAAACGTTGCAAAAGAAGCAGGTTTACGTAAAGTAAAAGTGTATGTAAAAGGACCGGGTAATGGTAGAGAATCTGCTATTAGATCTATTCATAATGCAGGTATCGAAGTAACAGAAATTATTGATGTTACACCTATTCCTCATAATGGATGTCGTCCACCGAAGAGAAGAAGAGTATAA
- the secY gene encoding preprotein translocase subunit SecY, producing MNFINRLKEIFSIEELKNKILLTIGLIAVYRFMASVPLPGIDPLQLSALKESTSGGLLGLLNAFTGGAFARASVMALGIMPYISASIVVQLMGIAVPYLQKLQKDGESGRKKITQITRWLTIGITLVQAPTYITAIKTQFGLGPEAFLVSGATFWISSIIILTAGTIFAMWLGERITDKGVGNGISLLITVGIIANFPAAFLQEFVAKTTNAGAGGIMMVLIEIIVWFVVILLTVLLVTAVRKIAVQYARRTVVGNVQNVAGSRDYIPLKLNAAGVMPIIFAQAIMFLPVALAQRFPAIASLQDMNGLWYNVIFALLIVIFSYFYTAITIPTNKMADDLKRSGGFIPGIRPGKDTADRLDSVLSRITFPGSLFLAALSILPAIVVQFGVQQSWAMFYGGTSLIIMVGVAIDTLQQINSYLLNRHYDGLMKAGNSNRKSNK from the coding sequence ATGAATTTTATTAATAGATTAAAAGAGATTTTCAGTATTGAAGAGTTGAAGAATAAAATTCTTCTTACAATCGGTTTAATTGCTGTGTATCGTTTTATGGCTTCTGTTCCATTACCTGGAATAGATCCATTACAACTTTCAGCTTTAAAAGAGAGTACTTCTGGAGGTCTTTTAGGTTTATTGAATGCATTTACAGGAGGAGCATTTGCTAGGGCGTCAGTAATGGCTCTTGGTATTATGCCTTATATTTCTGCATCTATTGTAGTTCAGTTAATGGGAATTGCGGTTCCTTATTTACAGAAACTACAAAAAGATGGAGAAAGTGGAAGAAAAAAAATTACACAAATAACAAGATGGTTAACAATTGGTATTACGTTAGTGCAAGCACCTACGTATATTACTGCTATTAAAACACAATTTGGTTTAGGACCAGAAGCGTTTTTAGTAAGTGGTGCTACTTTTTGGATATCATCAATCATCATTTTAACTGCAGGAACAATTTTTGCAATGTGGTTAGGAGAGCGTATTACAGATAAAGGTGTTGGTAATGGTATATCATTATTAATTACTGTTGGTATTATCGCTAACTTCCCTGCTGCTTTTTTACAAGAGTTTGTTGCTAAAACAACAAATGCTGGAGCAGGTGGAATTATGATGGTTTTAATAGAAATCATTGTTTGGTTTGTAGTAATTTTATTAACTGTGCTATTAGTTACTGCTGTTCGAAAGATTGCAGTGCAGTATGCTAGAAGAACGGTTGTAGGAAATGTACAAAATGTTGCAGGTTCAAGAGATTATATCCCTTTGAAGTTGAATGCAGCAGGTGTTATGCCAATTATCTTTGCTCAAGCAATTATGTTTTTACCAGTTGCTTTAGCTCAGAGATTTCCAGCAATTGCTAGCTTACAAGATATGAATGGTTTATGGTACAATGTTATTTTTGCATTGTTAATTGTCATCTTTAGTTATTTCTATACTGCGATTACTATTCCTACGAATAAAATGGCAGATGATTTAAAAAGAAGTGGTGGTTTTATACCAGGTATTAGACCAGGAAAAGACACAGCAGATAGATTAGATTCTGTATTATCTAGAATTACGTTCCCAGGATCGTTATTTTTAGCAGCATTATCTATTTTACCAGCAATTGTAGTTCAGTTTGGAGTACAACAGAGTTGGGCCATGTTTTATGGTGGTACATCATTAATAATTATGGTTGGAGTTGCAATTGATACGTTGCAACAAATTAATTCGTACTTATTAAATCGTCATTATGATGGTTTAATGAAAGCGGGGAATAGCAACAGAAAATCGAATAAATAA
- the rpsE gene encoding 30S ribosomal protein S5, whose protein sequence is MMQGYKNVERVKPSGLDLVDRLVGVQRVTKVTKGGRAFGFSAIVVVGDSNGVVGHGLGKSKDVASAIAKAIEDAKKNLVRIPILDATLPHEQKGKFGGAKVFLKPASHGTGVIAGGAVRHVLESVGIHDVLSKSQGSSNPHNVVKATFNALLQLRSAAGIAKQRGISLEKVFNG, encoded by the coding sequence ATTATGCAAGGATATAAAAACGTAGAAAGAGTAAAACCTAGTGGGTTAGATCTTGTAGATAGATTAGTAGGAGTACAACGTGTTACTAAAGTAACAAAAGGTGGTAGAGCATTTGGTTTCTCTGCAATCGTAGTTGTTGGAGATAGTAATGGTGTTGTTGGACATGGTTTAGGTAAATCTAAAGATGTTGCATCTGCAATTGCAAAAGCAATTGAAGACGCAAAGAAAAATTTAGTTAGAATTCCTATTTTAGATGCAACTTTACCTCATGAGCAAAAAGGTAAATTTGGTGGAGCGAAAGTTTTTCTTAAGCCTGCATCTCATGGTACTGGAGTTATTGCTGGTGGTGCTGTAAGGCACGTACTAGAGTCAGTTGGTATTCATGATGTATTATCAAAATCTCAAGGATCATCAAATCCTCATAACGTAGTTAAAGCAACTTTTAATGCTTTATTACAATTACGTAGTGCAGCAGGTATTGCTAAGCAAAGAGGGATTTCTTTAGAGAAAGTATTTAACGGATAA